The Chloroflexota bacterium genomic sequence CTATTCGGCGGGCGTAGCGAAAACCTGAAGCCAGTGCTCGATTCACCAGTTCTTCCCCCTTGGGTTGCATCACAACTTCTACCAATCTGCGATCCTTCTTACTCCTGACCTTCTTGACGTAGCCCGCTCTTTCCATCCGCGTTATTAGACCGGAGACGCTGTGTTGCGCCCGAAATAGGTAGGAGGCTATCTGGGTCGGGGTCAACGGCACAGAGCTGCCACGTAAGACCAGGAGGATGTCGATTTGAGAAAGAGTGGCACGCAGCGGTTCCAGTTCCATTTCCATAGCCCTTTCCAGAGCCTCCCAGGCTTGGCGCACCCGTAGCCAGGCTTTCAAATACGGGTCACGTAGGTTCCACTCGTACATCTTGTCCTCCAATATGTGCGCTACTGTT encodes the following:
- a CDS encoding MarR family transcriptional regulator; protein product: MKGSIKPLMRKDEGSGLGAVSTVAHILEDKMYEWNLRDPYLKAWLRVRQAWEALERAMEMELEPLRATLSQIDILLVLRGSSVPLTPTQIASYLFRAQHSVSGLITRMERAGYVKKVRSKKDRRLVEVVMQPKGEELVNRALASGFRYARRIVEASLTEEDIKVLDVPLKKLRDGALLEMGLTTRPLPKTFDTMGT